A region of the Amycolatopsis sp. cg13 genome:
AGGACGTCGTCGCGGATCGGCACCAGCAACGCCGCCGCGATGACGACGGTGCTCACTGCTGTCATCGCCAGCCGTCCGGCAGCATTCCCCAGCCGCGCTTCAGGTTCCGGCGTGCGATCCTCGCCGATGACCCCGACTTGCCACGGCCGGTCAATCCACCCTCGCGGCGGGTCGGCATCCACCACGACCACACCGGGATGCCGTGGACTCTGCCTCACCACGACGACCGTGCCCGGCTGATACGCGGCGGAACGAAGCGGGTGGATCAGCTCCCGGGCGGTCGCCCTATACGCAGTCTCATTCGGCGGCGCGACGACGAGCTTCAGTTCGGTGACGTACGCGTCGTTGATCTGCGTCCCGGTCGTTTTCAGTCGCTCGATCTTGGCGAGCGCGCGGTCGCCGTGCTGCTGGACGAAACGCATGCCCTGCGGCGAGGCGGTTCCGCGCAGCGAGCGGGCGGTGCTGGCGAGCGTCAGCACCAGGATGGCGAGACCGAGACCGATCGACGCGGCCGCGAGGTACCAGCCGTAGCCGAGGACGAACCCGCCGACGATGCCCGCGATCGCGAGCCCGAGCGGCAGCGCGTACACCAGCCGCAGGAACCGGATCAGCCGGATCGCCGGAGACCGCCGCGGTTCTGGTGAATTGAGCACGATCGGTGTGTTTACTGCACTCCGCGCGAAGCCACCAGGCAGAGGTCAGGCCGACGTCACCTCGACGCCGCTCAGCCCGGTGTTGTCCTGCTGCTGCCCGTCGCCGCCCGGCACGGTGGGGATGTCACCGGTGCTGAGGCCGGACAGGTAGAGCCCGGCCTCAGCACCGGCTTCCGCGGACTGCCGCTTGCGGCGCGCCGTTTCGATCCTCGTCACCACCACCTCGCGGGGGCCGCCGGGCAGCCGCACCACCGCGTTCGCGCCGACCTGGACGGTGCCGTCGACGACCGTGCCAGTGACCACGACTCCGCGCGTCGGGATCTGGTAGATCTCGGAGATCCGGAAACGGAACGGACCGGACGGGGTTTCAGCCGGACGGCGCGAGAACAACGACATGGGACAAGCATCGCATCACGGCGATTGCGCGGCTTTCACCGGCTGGCCGCCGTGTGGACCGCCGCGGCCAGCCGGTCGTGTTCCGGATAGGACCAGGTCGCGGAGAACTGCCGCCGGGTGTACCCGAAAGCGATGCCGCTGCGCGGGTCCACGAAGGACTCGGACCCGGCGGATCCGTTGTGCCCGAACGCATTCGCGCTGAGGAACGGATACCGCAGCCCCTTCGCCTGGAACCCGAGCGCGTACTGGCCCGCGTCGCCGGTCACCAGGTCGCGGCCGGTGGAATGGAGCATGGCGAACTCGCCGAGCGTGCCGGGTTCGAGCAGCGGCGGCCGTCCGTCCAAACCGGACACGGCAGCCGCGTACAGCCCGGCCAGCCCGCGCGCGCTGCCGATCCCGCCAGCGGAAGCCTGCCCCAGCGCCCGCACCCGGCGAGTGTTGACGAACGCCACCTGATCGAGCGGCGGCGTCGAGTCGAGCCCGTAGCCGATGCCGCCCAGGCTGAGCGGCCCCGGAACGTATGCCTGAAACGCCGCCAGTTCCTCCGCGCTCGCCTCCCCCGCCAGCACCTCGCGGTACCGGTGCTCTTCCTGCTCAGGCAGCCCGAGGTACAAGTCGAGTCCGTGCGGCTCGCGCACCCTCTCCTCGAAGTGCTCCTGCACCGACCGCCCGGTGGCCCGCCGAACCACCTCGGCAACGATCGAGAACCCGGCGAATCCGCTGTAGCCGTATGCAGATCCCGGTCGCCAGAACGGCCGCTGCCCAGCCAGCCTTTGGGCAATCGCCCGATCGTCCGCAAGTTCCTCGGCGGTCAGCCCTCCGTCCGCCCCGATCACTCCGGAACGGTGGCTCAGCACATCTCGCACCGTGATCCCGCCCTTGCCCGCGGCAGCGAACTCCGGCCAGTGGCGCGCGACCGGCTCGTCCAGGTCGAGAACGCCGTCCTGCACGAGCAACGCCACCACGAGCGTCGTCGCACCCTTGGTCGAGGAGTAGACGCCGGTCAACGTCTCCCCCGTGACGTCGCCCGCCCAAAGATCGACCACCAGCCGCCCGCGCACGCGGACCGCCAACTGCACGCCCGCACTCGCCTCGGCCGCCGTGGCGAACTCGTCGCGGACCGCCTCGAAGCCGTCCGCGACCGTGCCTTGGATTTCGATGTCCCCCATGGGTTCTTGTCCCTCCGATCGTCAGTTGTCGAAAGGAGGACCCGCGCGCGGCGGTGAATGTGACTAGGCTTCGCTTCGTGATCGCCAGGCGGACTCTCGCCCTCTTCGCCGCGCTCTGCGCGCTCGCCACGCTTGTGCTGGGACTGCTCGTCGCGCCCTACGCACCGGGCACTGTGGACCAATGGGCCGACAGGTCCGCCTCGACGCTGAGCCCAGGCCTGCTCAACGCTCTCGTGCTGCCCACCGAGCCGTACGTGCTCATTCCCGCCGTCGTTGTCATCGCGGGAATCTGTCTCTACCAACGTTCTCGACGCGACGCACTGCTCGCTGTAGCAGGCCCGTTCCTCGCCATCGCCCTCAACAGCTGGGCGCTGAAACCGGTCTTCGACCGCTGGAAAGAAGGCACGCTCGTCTATCCGAGCGGCCACACCGTCAGCCTGGTAGCCGTGCTCACCGTCGTAGTACTGCTAGTCCGCTTCAAGGCAATCGCCGTCGCAGTGGGCGCGGTGCTGGTCGCTTGTGCCGCCGTAGGCATGATCGGCCTCGGCTACCACTACCTCACGGACATCGCCGGCGGCGTCTGCTTCGCCGCCGCCGTGGTCACCGCGTTGCGGGCGGCGCTGTCACCGCGTCGCGCGCCAGAGCCGTCAACCGGCTGATCGCGCGCAGGTATTTCTTGCGGTAGCCGCCGTTCAGCATCTCCTCGCCGAACAGCTCGGGCAGCGGCACGCCGGACACGACCACCGGGATCGCCCGGTCGTACAACCGGTCCGCCAGCGCGACCAGCCGAAGCCCGACCATCTGGTCCGGCACCTGCGTCACGTGCTTGAGGTGCACCCGCCGCACCCCGTCGAGCAGCTTCCCGTACCGCGAGGGATGCAGGCGCTCGAGATGCGTCATCAACGCAC
Encoded here:
- a CDS encoding EF-Tu/IF-2/RF-3 family GTPase encodes the protein MSLFSRRPAETPSGPFRFRISEIYQIPTRGVVVTGTVVDGTVQVGANAVVRLPGGPREVVVTRIETARRKRQSAEAGAEAGLYLSGLSTGDIPTVPGGDGQQQDNTGLSGVEVTSA
- a CDS encoding serine hydrolase domain-containing protein produces the protein MGDIEIQGTVADGFEAVRDEFATAAEASAGVQLAVRVRGRLVVDLWAGDVTGETLTGVYSSTKGATTLVVALLVQDGVLDLDEPVARHWPEFAAAGKGGITVRDVLSHRSGVIGADGGLTAEELADDRAIAQRLAGQRPFWRPGSAYGYSGFAGFSIVAEVVRRATGRSVQEHFEERVREPHGLDLYLGLPEQEEHRYREVLAGEASAEELAAFQAYVPGPLSLGGIGYGLDSTPPLDQVAFVNTRRVRALGQASAGGIGSARGLAGLYAAAVSGLDGRPPLLEPGTLGEFAMLHSTGRDLVTGDAGQYALGFQAKGLRYPFLSANAFGHNGSAGSESFVDPRSGIAFGYTRRQFSATWSYPEHDRLAAAVHTAASR
- a CDS encoding phosphatase PAP2 family protein, which codes for MIARRTLALFAALCALATLVLGLLVAPYAPGTVDQWADRSASTLSPGLLNALVLPTEPYVLIPAVVVIAGICLYQRSRRDALLAVAGPFLAIALNSWALKPVFDRWKEGTLVYPSGHTVSLVAVLTVVVLLVRFKAIAVAVGAVLVACAAVGMIGLGYHYLTDIAGGVCFAAAVVTALRAALSPRRAPEPSTG